The following DNA comes from Cololabis saira isolate AMF1-May2022 chromosome 7, fColSai1.1, whole genome shotgun sequence.
AAAGATTGAACAGCGCTTACGATTTCAGAGAAGTTTCCCTGTCTGATCACATCTGAAGCTCATGTAACAGAGAAGCTGCGAGACACCACATGGACTCAGAACTCAGTCAGTTATGAGTCCATGCCGTTGCACCATTGTGTCGTTGTTGCACCAGTTTTGTATAAGTACACAGATAAATGacagaacaaaaatataaacccAATCTTTGTTCTCAGGAGACATGTAGGAGTTAAAGTCCTTAAATTATATATacattatgtatatttatacacttaattgttttttacttttcagtAAAAGGGTCTCCACAAAATATGACAATATGCCATACTTAATGAAGTAAGTCACAGACTTATTTTAGAACGGAGGAACACTTCCACTCCCATCTGAAAGACAAAAAAGTTAAAGAATAAGTTAGTGGTATATTTTGACAATGATTTCTGACATCAGTTAGCTAAAATGAAATAAGACAAGACAGTTTCTCACCTTTGTGGAAGCACTGTGGCGATGGATGACACTGGAGTTGATACAACTCAGGTTGTTGCCCTAAGCCAGGGGCGATCGAGGCACCTGCCCCAAACATGGGTTCCAGGACGGCCAGTTCCTCCAGGAGGGACTGAGTGCAAGACACGGCGGGCATGGGCGAGGCGATGGGCGTGGAGGTTGGGGGATTCGGGGAGGAAGTGAGGATGAGGGGAGGGGAAGCTGGAATGGAGGAGCAAGAGGACACAGGAGATGACACCACCTCGATCTCCATTGCTTCCTCcatcaacccctccccttccacCTTTACCCCGGCCTCATCAGCCACAGTCGCCCCGCACCCAGCCATGGAGTTACATTGCGCCGATTGGACGCTACAGACGTGGCCCACTCCCTCAAACGGGGAGGGTTGGCACCAGCACACTGGGTTTGGAGAAGAGGTTGGGCTTGAGGGGTTGGGTACAGGGGAAGTCGAGGGGCGACGGGAGGAGACGTCGGGTGTCTGGGAAGGAGCAAAGTCATCTTCCAGAAGGGTTTCTAAGATGCTCTCTTCAAACAGAGAGTCATCATTGTCAAGGAAGAAGGGAATGTCCAGACCTCTCCATGCTTTAATGGGATAAAACTCCCTAAGCATGTGGACTGAATCAGCAGGATCTACTGCTGGAGACAggaagggggagggaggggaagaTGAGGGAGATAATGAAGGAGGAGAGAGCTTGGACAAGAGGGGATCCAGGTAGAAACCCTCAGCCAACGAGCTGATGTGTTGAGCTAAGAGGGAtatttctgctctctccttttccctttcaagggagaaaaaagagaggcaGGGTTGTTTACCAGGAGACGCCTCTGGGGTAAGGAGGCCTTCAGGGGGGCACTGGAAGGGTCCCAGTGGTACGTCAACATACAGTGGACCCCTCACCTCAGGCAGGGTCATCACGGTACAGTCCCCATCTCCGGGGCTGTCAGGGGTAGGGGGCAGCTTTTCATACAGGGAGCCACTGCAGGCCTCCACAGGAAAAAGGAGGTCAGTAGAGAGGGTAGGCAATGCAAGGGGGATCTTGGTTGAGAGAGTAGTGGGAGGAGCAGGGCTAGAGGCGGTAGTTGGTGGGGCTGTGGAAGATGCTGAGGGAGCCAATGAGGTGGTAGTAGTGGCACTTGTAGCAGAGGGTGGAGGAGTGGTAGTACCAGTTGGATCAAAGCTGAAGAGGGGTTCACTGAATGGGAAGCTGGGCCCGCCAATCTGGGGGGTGTATGGAGGAGTGCACGCAAACTCTTTGGTTTGTTGAGCTTGTGAAGTGGGcacaggaggaagaggaagggggAGCACTGGCAccggagggtccagctggaaggACGGTGGCAGGAGAATGTTCTGGGTTAAAAAGTCTAAGTCTGCTACTGTTTCAACAGTGACTGGAGTGGGCGAGGAAGCAGCTGATGGGGTTTCAGTAGGATGCTGCTGAAAGAAGCTTTCCTCTTCCAGAGAGGAGATACTGGAGCGAGGGTCTCCCTCCACTTGCATGGCTTCAGCGACAGAGCTCCCAGGTTCATCGGAGGAGCCGACGCTGCAGCCTGCAGTGCTGAAGTCAAAGGACTGGGCCGACAAGCCGCTGCTGCCGGGTGTGAACACCTGGTCTGGGCTGGAAAGAGTCTCTGGAGACTGCAGACTCATGCTCTCCTGCTGAGAGGTGCCAACACTCAGGACTAGAGTCAGCTGGGTCTGTTCTGAGGTGAGCTGTTGACGCACTGACCAGGCCTCAGAGTCACTGAGaaacaagacaaaataaaattaataaatccaTTTCATTTATCAGTCTTATGTATTCGATGGATTAGTAGCACttggttaaaaacaaaaaaagcagtaTATACCTGATGACGTAGTTGTTACTCCAAATGGGGATGTCTCCAGACTGCAGATGGAGTACCATGTAGAGCCAAACCCAAGACTGATCCTGAGCTTGCACACGCACCACCATTTCGGTtcttccctctcctccttctctcACTATTAAACAAAAGTTGCCATCAGTTTACAGCTCTATcaatctgtttttgtttttttattgtgtctATGTGCAAGTaggaaaaatatgtgtaattgtgTGGGAACGGATGGCTGTAACATTATACTTACATAGGCTATGGTGCTGACCAGAAGCATGTGGCAGATCCTGTGGGTGGAGAAGGCTGTACCAAGAGCGAGAGCGTAAATCTGTCACATCAAAGCCAAGATAGGCACTCACACTGCAGGGGAGAGTGGGAGGAAATGCGTTAGGATCATAATGTTTCTGAACTTCATTTTAGAATAATCTGCCAGTTCAATATTTGAAGCAACAAGTAGAGGATGGAGTGTGACCTTACCTGTCCTGTGCTGCTTGCAGTCTCATGTCGCGAGCGTGCTGAGAGTGGAAACAAGCCAGGAAAAAGTCAGTCTCGGTTGGGGGAAGGGTGGAGGTCAACTCCCTCTCTGCCCCAGGGCTGGAGCGGGTCGGCTGTGGCTCCAGAGGAGAGCAGAAACACACCCACACAGGGTTTGAGGCCCAGTAGGACCCGGCTGcgggggaggtggagggggcaGAGAGGCAGCGAGCTCGGATCAGAACCAGTTTGTTTCCAGCACTCTGCCTCCGCACGGACTTGGAGGTGTTGAAATGACAGCGAAAGAGACGATCTGTGGAGAGGAAAATAAGGCTCagtaaattcatttaaaaaaatgaatgtggatgaaatgaaatgaaaattaattttgaatgaATATTGATGAATATTTTGTCTTACCCATCTCAAGTGTTGTAGTGGATGACAGGTTGTTCCTCATTATAAAGTGGTCAGAGGCATCAATGATATCATAAACACTGTCCCCTTGTGAAACAAGATCCACCTGAAAATCACATTGACAGGTTACAGAATGAAACAtgaaacgcatttctatgctaAGCGTGCATCATATTTGTATAAATCTCACCATGGAGTGTCCTAGGTGCTCGGAGACACTGTCTGACAAGTACAGGAGCTTCCCCTCTCCAGTGACCAACATCAAAAAGCCTGGTAGAGCCTGCATCAACTCCGACAGCTCGTGAAAAGATAGAAACCTTGAGACCTCCTCGACACTTGCCGCTTCTACAGAAAAtagaaaggacaaaaaaaatgtgtcatttttattattaaatcaAGCCGTTACATGAGTCCATATTGTAGTTAAATTCTATCACGTTCGGGTGTTTCACGACCATGGACAGCGCCGAGGCTGCGCTCATGATGCAGAATcatttcagcaccacggacagcggCAGATGGCGTTTGTATGGTTTTATTAGCAGCAGTTTAAATTATTTACAATTACTCGATGAGCCACAGGTCTTGCTTGCAATTGCTTCTAAAATCGGACATATATCAACTCAATTTCCGACTATATACCACTTGTTGAGTCCACCGCTGTGAGCTGCTATGCAGCAACTCACGAGTTTCATCAACAGGTAGATTTCATTCAGAATGCATTCATCCTCATcattatggggagggtaggaaaGTGGGTATAATATaaatcatgcatgtgaaaatgtgaattgtgaaaattattgtgaaataaaaagatattaaaaaaaatatatatatgaaagataaaagtaaaaataaagtgcaaaaaaaaagaatgcattCATCCTTACCTTGAGTGAAGAAGACGGACTTTCTGCTATACATGCAGGCAAGTGACATGATGTGCAGGTAGGAGAGCCGCGCTTTATCTGCATCAGATATGGGCAACAAGTCCTTCAGATTTCTGATCTCGGCATTGATCTGGTCCCGCCGAGCCTTGGATGCTCCTTTCGTTGATCGATACATTGTGATCGGTCGCTGTGATCGGTGAGCGGGTGGAATTCCTCCAGGTGGAACTTTGGGAGTTTTGACCAGAGAGTTGTTCAACGTCGTGCCTCAGTTAAAGTGCACTGTCTCGATGTGTAAAGAGACAGATATTGTGAAGTGGAAAAAGCCTGTCGACAGTTGTTATTATTGGACTGCCATATCAGCTATTTTTTTCTCCAGAGCAAGgttttaaaaaaccttctcttgtcACTGCCTCCGCGTCAGCGTCCAGCTCGGATGCTGGTTCGGTTCTGCTGGATGTCCAGGTGGATGGGCGGCTGTGGTAGCCGCCTCTGGGGCAGGAGTCTGGAACCCGTAAATCTGGTTGAGGAACTCTGCTCGCCGATGGTTTATATAGGCTGGGACTCCGCACGGAGCAGGGGGGCTCCCGACGCACCAACACCGACGTAAaacggagggagggagggaggtggagaggcaaggggagggagggggaggcTGGATCTGTCTCATATCAATGTAAGCACCGGTGAGAGtctcccccctccctctccctggccctctCCTCGCAGTGACTCTGCCTCGACGTCAGCTCTTCCCTTTACTCGGTGATGACGTCTGGCTGGAATCGGGAGCTCCGGCGACGCAAAAAGCCCGATTTGGACAAAACCGAGTAAAGGGCGGAGCAAGCCTGCAACGTAGACGGAGTCACCGGAATGGGGGGTGAGGGAGAGATAGGAAGACTGTGTTGCATACGAAAGAGGTATCTGTGTTTATAAGGTACAGGTTGTCCATCATTGCCGGTTTTTTTTTGCCCCGGACCTGTCAGTAAACACGGCTGGTTAGGTGAGACTCAATACTTAATTTTGAACACATTGACtgtcaacatttaataaatacaagatCGATGAATCTCAACACAACATGATGAGAGAGGGTAAAGCTGTTAGGGGAGGCGGACATGGATGCTCGGGCTGTTTCACATCGCTCTCTATCACCTTTTATGAATGGAAATCACGTCTTATAGCGAATCAAATCATGAATCCACACATATAACACCTTTATCCATTTTGTCTGTAAGGCTTCACGGCAAACTCATTTTACTATTAGgttaaccagtactcgagttgtaaaaagaaatcaggggggatggtggattttatcatatggggacagataatttgtgctgattacaaatattataatatattacaaataatagcactgaccaaaacacctgctgaaatactgcaggaatgacatagcagcagttaaatgcagccttctgtaagctttaaatatccactgggcttacatctaatacatcaaaacacaacaataaaaaacacttttctgaacttatcaatatgactctgtccttcacaggataagtaaaatggatcgctgcaaaaactcaaaatcttaacaagaatatttgtcttatttctagttaaaatgtctcattttagtaaaaaaatctcattacacttaaaacaagactcatcactggaaaaaacaacaattttcatctgtttcaagtagattttcacttaaaataagtagaaaaatctgcatgtggaacaagatttttttgcctctagtaagaagataaatcttgtcccattggcagatttttctacttatttcaagtgaaaatttacttgaaacaggtgaaaattgtcaaataagttatttttcaggtgatgactctaaatgttgaaatagcacattcattgatgaaatgacaagggatggaaaggggggatgattttgaccgtttttatttcatgggggatgccatcccccctcaactcgagtactggttataacgTGATCTTTAGCATTCTGTAGctttcaatcttttttttattattatttttgtcccGTAGGCTTAAATGTAGAGGATCGTGTTATATTATCCGCTGCGTGAACCATTTGAAACACTGCATTACTTCCACGGGCAAAAAGATCACATTAGACTGTGTTTGCTGGAAAATGTTTGATACCTCGGTGGAATAAAATGGGCTATTATTTACAGAAAATCACCAAACAATAACAAGCAGCTTAGTCTGGAAGACGGAGCCTAAAGCTGGACAGCTCGAACATTATAAGACCCACAATCATCGATCAGCTGCAGGTTTTTCTGTGTTCACTGTCTAACAGTCTGACAAATGACGCCTATATGTGACTCAGGGCTTTCTCCCCTCTGCGGCTTCAAAGTTACACCGACGATTTTCACTGAGAAACTCAAATAGTGATGCCATTTTAATGAATGAGATTCATGAATTATTCCAGGCGCGCGCAAACATCAGCGCAGTCAAGTGTGTTACACGTGAGATAAACCGAGCCGCGTCCAAAAATAGATCtcaagcctggattatggttctgcgttaaatcgacggcgtagcctacggcgtaaggtacgcggcgacgcgcccataggctctgcgttggtgtaacgcggaaccataaatcagccttcactgtCAGTGAATGACGGGAGGACCGCGAGCGCGTCCCCGCGCTGCTGCCGTTGTCCTATTTATAGAGACTTCACTACTGACCCCCCACAACCCCCCCGGCCCCCGAGGAGACCTGGATTGCGACACAAGTGGAGCAGTGCACGGCTGGATGGATCACAGCTGCTGGAAGCTGTTTTACGGGATGATAAAAGTGACTTGAAATGATATCCGGAAGCATTTTCTCTTGCAGCTGCAGGTTTGAAACTCctttaaaaatctccacttcaaaataataatagtatttaCTGAAATCATATTCTCTGGATACATTCTATTATGGTccttaaattaaaaatataataacaaccCGACAAAACATTAAATGTTTAATTTCAGGGGTGTCAATTTTACAAAATGtcatgaaaaattaaaatataagtCTCAGTTTATAATTGATGATTTTGCTATGACATCTCTATATATAGACAATATTCAAATGATAAATAATAATGCGTCTTGCTCTTGCTTGTTGGGAACCTTCAGTGTTACATGTTTAGGTGCTTTTCACAAGAGATCACTTTGCTACCTTCTCATCAATCACTGATTCCTGATTGGTAATGACCTAAATGTACCAGTGTGCAACTAGATAATGATAGACAAATTACAAATGTGCACCTGGAGGGAGTGTGATGTTGGCTGTTTCCCTCTAAAGAATGATTCCACACtcctttattattatatttctcCAGATTTATatcaatcttttttctttttcattctttcttttaaCCCAGCATTGCCTGGAGGTGTTACGATGAgagataagaatttgtcatttctGCAGCGCATCACATGGATGGGTGGCACCCCAAGAGCAAAAAAAATAGATCTCTACCCGTTGGTTGCTAAACTAGGGAATATCATGTTGAGGGTGGTGGCATCCTGTAACATTTGGCACTTTCTGGATGCAGTATCGCAGTTTTTCAATAACGCTGTTCACTCACAGAAGACAATTGTagaggggtttttttttccaatcacTCTGAAAAGACTCATGTAGAGTCACACCCTTATTCATGGAGttgaattagtagactataaattgttgttgttttggtttggtttggtttttaaAATAAGATACACCTAATGAATATCATTTGTAAATGGGACTTAAATCTAATGGGTTTCTGAAATTTTAGAATGTTATTACATGAAGCCTTACAGATTTATGTGGAATTTCAGCTCACTCCAACGTAACCAGTAGCTATAGGACATGAATGTGATGCTGGGAGCTGCTCAGCAGGGT
Coding sequences within:
- the npas4a gene encoding neuronal PAS domain-containing protein 4A translates to MYRSTKGASKARRDQINAEIRNLKDLLPISDADKARLSYLHIMSLACMYSRKSVFFTQEAASVEEVSRFLSFHELSELMQALPGFLMLVTGEGKLLYLSDSVSEHLGHSMVDLVSQGDSVYDIIDASDHFIMRNNLSSTTTLEMDRLFRCHFNTSKSVRRQSAGNKLVLIRARCLSAPSTSPAAGSYWASNPVWVCFCSPLEPQPTRSSPGAERELTSTLPPTETDFFLACFHSQHARDMRLQAAQDSVSAYLGFDVTDLRSRSWYSLLHPQDLPHASGQHHSLLREGGEGRTEMVVRVQAQDQSWVWLYMVLHLQSGDIPIWSNNYVISDSEAWSVRQQLTSEQTQLTLVLSVGTSQQESMSLQSPETLSSPDQVFTPGSSGLSAQSFDFSTAGCSVGSSDEPGSSVAEAMQVEGDPRSSISSLEEESFFQQHPTETPSAASSPTPVTVETVADLDFLTQNILLPPSFQLDPPVPVLPLPLPPVPTSQAQQTKEFACTPPYTPQIGGPSFPFSEPLFSFDPTGTTTPPPSATSATTTTSLAPSASSTAPPTTASSPAPPTTLSTKIPLALPTLSTDLLFPVEACSGSLYEKLPPTPDSPGDGDCTVMTLPEVRGPLYVDVPLGPFQCPPEGLLTPEASPGKQPCLSFFSLEREKERAEISLLAQHISSLAEGFYLDPLLSKLSPPSLSPSSSPPSPFLSPAVDPADSVHMLREFYPIKAWRGLDIPFFLDNDDSLFEESILETLLEDDFAPSQTPDVSSRRPSTSPVPNPSSPTSSPNPVCWCQPSPFEGVGHVCSVQSAQCNSMAGCGATVADEAGVKVEGEGLMEEAMEIEVVSSPVSSCSSIPASPPLILTSSPNPPTSTPIASPMPAVSCTQSLLEELAVLEPMFGAGASIAPGLGQQPELYQLQCHPSPQCFHKDGSGSVPPF